One genomic segment of Sminthopsis crassicaudata isolate SCR6 chromosome 4, ASM4859323v1, whole genome shotgun sequence includes these proteins:
- the LOC141565804 gene encoding mas-related G-protein coupled receptor member H-like isoform X2 — translation MEFIPDALSPMNGSFSNSQSAEIISTYVSVLITLLGTAGNGFVIWFLIFHFNKNPFIVYILHLSIADLTFLLCTFIIDTGKIICYYLNIRSFELQLFRTIFYILILFGYNTGFYLLTAISVERCLSVLYPIWYKFRRLKHQSATVCTLLWILSVFVSNLECFVCIWSERSRLPFRVCTVVEIYLLILNFLMFAPLMVFSNLILFIKVFCNLKRHQPAKLYIIIITTVILFLLFAMPLRVLVMMYNFEEENYETLGFLYPYLNILSVISSTVNPIVYLVVGGLGRQKTKKSLKDTLRKVFEDKPHPRVGS, via the coding sequence ATGGAGTTCATACCAGATGCCCTGAGCCCTATGAATGGgtctttttcaaattcacaatCAGCTGAAATTATCTCAACTTATGTCTCTGTGCTCATTACCCTATTGGGTACAGCTGGCAATGGATTTGTCATCTGGTTTCTCATCTTCCACTTCAACAAGAACCCTTTCATTGTTTATATCCTTCACCTCTCAATTGCTGACTTGACTTTCCTTCTTTGTACATTTATTATTGatacaggaaaaataatttgctaCTATTTAAATATTCGATCATTTGAGCTGCAGTTATTTCGgaccattttttatattttgattttgtttggctACAACACTGGCTTTTACCTCCTGACAGCCATCAGTGTAGAAAGGTGTCTGTCAGTCCTTTACCCAATTTGGTACAAATTCCGACGTCTGAAGCACCAATCTGCAACTGTTTGTACCTTGCTGTGGATACTCTCTGTTTTTGTGAGCAACTTAGAATGTTTTGTGTGTATTTGGTCAGAAAGGTCCAGATTGCCTTTTAGAGTTTGCACTGTTGTGGAAATATATTTGCTTATCTTGAACTTCCTCATGTTTGCCCCTCTCATGGTCTTCTCAAACTTGATCCTCTTCATCAAGGTCTTCTGCAACCTGAAACGCCACCAACCAGCCAAGctttatatcatcatcatcaccacagTTATTCTATTCCTTCTCTTTGCTATGCCTTTAAGAGTCTTGGTGATGATGTATAACTTTGAAGAAGAAAACTATGAAACTCTAGGATTTTTATATccatatttgaatatattatctGTTATCAGTAGTACTGTCAACCCAATTGTCTACTTGGTGGTTGGTGGACTGGGGAGACAGAAGACTAAGAAGTCTCTGAAAGACACACTGCGAAAGGTATTTGAGGATAAACCGCATCCAAGAGTGGGATCATAG